In Oryza brachyantha chromosome 1, ObraRS2, whole genome shotgun sequence, the following are encoded in one genomic region:
- the LOC102714257 gene encoding LOW QUALITY PROTEIN: ribosomal RNA-processing protein 12-like (The sequence of the model RefSeq protein was modified relative to this genomic sequence to represent the inferred CDS: deleted 1 base in 1 codon) produces the protein MKRKQKEKASAAAAAEFDADEPSQAPLPLEAFSGDVCAALAARYGRSAAPQHRHLLASAAAIRSILVDDGVPVTPESYLPAAVSALQAAGPADPAAASALASLLAILLPHIPSSPSSLPPASASESASALAVFLSSPDASKLSTGTVRSVVKSLGHLVLHVDAATDWGSVASPLEALLAASMDQRAKVRRCAQESVEKLFAHLKDCGCGKKVSNAAMGMFENHISSVKSNANLNSVASEGKEMEAANMLGAMVVLAPFLSKKAMKTVFSEVCQLLSPCFNPLTRHVLKLMETLLDHLKAEDVESDLVDLIPLLLAYLHYDEKKPDDTIVAALKLMKNCLVKLVGRPNLWMEALPSAFEAVSGYLIQDRKCSEDIAGLLQDCIDSHIDRNIILTGSQLCKRDYESLSDVAAVKSICSSVNNMLCACASPPNTILKTALVLFLKLGESSYVFMKHIILTLSQIAMKIDNDPEQKNVEECIGAALIALGPDKILSLIQIVFDEDRLTCSNTWLLPILEKYIHGASVQQFLECIAPLAESLQKASNRVKSARKCKDLKSWSDQLWNLLPAFCRYPVDLCQNFGSLSKLLLEMLKCERYLYKPAVKALQQLVDGTRRLSSSDQNREIYVDLSTLFSSNIINLNCPCFERSSKKDARKNMKVLVSHSVDLLSTITDYFLDSSPEKRSDLKDALRCLAQLSGSTDICNLFLSLVKKFGLEDNQLEQENTECQTNEVDNKDEEGTDMDEEKDKKRSLVMELISTFAEAADEDLLDLLFGFVKSSLLNKKPCEGKALFALSIILKEHSEYSLARLDEIMMLLHGIKAEDNEVLEGQLLCYQYLLFHMIKVNEESTSKKAFLILNELIVALKSKKVSRKLAYDVLLAISNSLRSCDSNSEDSDLQRLFTMVMGYLSSPSPHIVSGAIAALSLLIYNDANFCLEVPNLIPSVLVLLKHKAIEVIKASLGFVKVLVTSLHSEKLLDLQEDIMSGILPWSSVTKHHFKGKVVLILEILIRKCGLDAINLVTPEKYKSFVTTIEEGRKGNHNPADGPESEEQHATKRRKRSDSNVESGQEETHTRPPSKSLPVGKKEFFIKGAKNARSPGVKSQRSRPSGRNGDGTNFKSKSEAQPRNEQSTKGDKSHGYNKRTRTGKFDKTQNRGGKASARPSRFKKPKTAILYKFRHEFFFYPTWNPSSQGPSNLRGPSGLCLSRRGGRESEPTLALRISCGSAVERRRKKKEGVAAAAAMAVAGPGQLNLDESPSWGSRSVDCFEKLEQIGEGTYGQVYMAGRETETNEIVALKKIRMDNEREGFPITAIREIKILKKLHHQNVIQLKEIVTSPGPERDEQGKPIEGNKYKGSIYMVFEYMDHDLTGLADRPGMRFTVPQIKCYMRQLLTGLHYCHVNQVLHRDIKGSNLLIDNEGNLKLADFGLARSFSSDHNGNLTNRVITLWYRPPELLLGSTRYGPAVDMWSVGCIFAELLNGKPILTGKNEPEQLSKIFELCGTPDELIWPGVTKMPWYNNFKPQRPMKRRVKESFKHFDRHALDLLEKMLTLDPSQRISAKDALDAEYFWTDPLPCDPKSLPKYEASHEFQTKKKRQQQRQAEEAAKRQKLQHPPPHSRLPPIQNPGQPHQIRPGQPMHNAPPVAAGPSHHYAKPRGPGGPNRYPQGSNQGGYNPNRSGQGGGYGNGPYPQQGRGPPPYPGGGMGGAGGPRGGGGSGYGVGGPNYQQGGPYGASGPGRGPNYQGGSRNQQQYGGNWQ, from the exons ATGAAGCggaagcagaaggagaagGCCTCTGCGGCTGCCGCCGCTGAATTCGACGCCGACGAGCCCTCCCAGGCTCCGCTCCCTCTCGAGGCCTTCTCGGGTGACGTctgcgccgccctcgccgcgcgctacggccgctccgccgccccgcagcaccgccacctcctcgcatccgccgccgccatacGCTCCATtctcgtcgacgacggcgtcccCGTGACACCGGAGTCTTACCTTCCTGCCGCCGTCTCCGCGCTCCAAGCCGCAGGCCCGGctgaccccgccgccgcttctgCGCTCGCTTCACTCCTCGCCATCCTCCTGCCCCATATCCCCtcatccccttcctctctcccgccAGCGTCCGCCTCTGAATCCGCCTCCGCACTCGccgtcttcctctcctcccctgaTGCCTCCAAGCTATCTACCGGCACCGTGCGCTCGGTGGTCAAGTCCCTTGGCCACCTGGTGCTACATGTTGACGCTGCAACCGATTGGGGTTCTGTGGCTTCTCCTCTGGAGGCTCTCCTTGCTGCTTCCATGGACCAGCGGGCCAAG GTTCGAAGATGTGCACAGGAGAGTGTGGAGAAGCTATTCGCGCACTTGAAAGATTGTGGTTGTGGGAAGAAAGTTAGTAATGCTGCAATGGGCATGTTTGAGAATCACATTTCATCTGTGAAAAGTAATGCCAATTTGAATTCAGTTGCTTCTGAGGGTAAGGAGATGGAGGCTGCAAATATGCTAGGTGCAATGGTCGTTTTAGCTCCATTCCTATCAAAGAAGGCAATGAAGACGGTGTTTTCAGAAGTTTGTCAGCTGTTAAGCCCTTGTTTTAACCCACTTACAAGGCATGTCCTGAAGCTTATGGAGACCTTGTTGGACCATCTGAAGGCTGAGGATGTTGAGTCAGACTTGGTGGATCTTATCCCCTTGTTGTTGGCATACCTGCATTATGATGAAAAGAAACCTGATGATACCATTGTCGCAGCATTGAAGCTGATGAAAAATTGCTTGGTGAAACTGGTTGGTCGACCAAATTTGTGGATGGAGGCTCTTCCATCTGCATTTGAGGCAGTTTCAG GGTACCTGATTCAGGACAGAAAATGTTCTGAAGATATAGCAGGACTGCTACAAGACTGTATTGATTCTCATATTGACCGGAATATTATTTTGACTGGATCACAGTTATGCAAACGTGATTATGAGAGCTTAAGTGATGTGGCTGCTGTTAAATCAATCTGTTCGTCAGTTAATAACATGCTCTGTGCATGTGCTTCTCCTCCCAATACTATCTTAAAAACAGCCTTGGTTTTGTTTCTCAAACTTG GGGAGAGTTCATATGTCTTTATGAAACATATCATACTTACATTGTCGCAAATTGCCATGAAAATAGACAATGACCCAGAGCAGAAGAAT GTTGAAGAGTGCATTGGGGCTGCTCTGATTGCTTTGGGGCCAGATAAAATCCTTTCGCTAATTCAAATAGTCTTTGATGAGGACCGGTTAACATGCTCAAATACTTGGCTTCTGCCCATTTTAGAGAAATATATCCATGGGGCCTCTGTCCAACAATTCCTAGAGTGCATTGCACCACTAGCAGAATCTTTACAAAAAGCTTCTAACAGGG TAAAATCAGCACGGAAATGTAAAGATTTAAAATCATGGAGTGATCAGTTGTGGAATTTGCTTCCTGCTTTCTGCCGCTATCCAGTTGATCTATGTCAGAATTTTGGTTCTCTATCCAAGTTGCTACTAGAGATGTTGAAGTGTGAGCGGTATCTGTACAAACCTGCTGTTAAAGCCCTGCAG CAACTTGTAGATGGAACTAGAAGATTAAGCAGCAGTGATCAAAACAGAGAAATATATGTGGACCTTTCTACTTTGTTCTCCTCAAATATTATTAACTTAAACTGCCCATGCTTCGAGAGGTCTTCTAAAAAAGATGCCCGTAAGAACATGAAAGTTCTGGTATCACATTCTGTGGATCTTCTTTCTACTATCACAGATTATTTCCTTGATTCGTCACCAGAGAAGCGTTCTGATTTGAAG GATGCATTAAGATGCTTGGCTCAACTTTCTGGTAGCACAGACATTTGCAACcttttcctttcactggttaaAAAGTTTGGCTTAGAAGATAATCAGCTGGAGCAAGAGAATACTGAATGCCAAACTAATGAGGTAGACAATAAGGATGAAGAGGGTACTGATATGGATGAGGAGAAGGATAAAAAGAG GTCTCTTGTAATGGAACTTATTTCGACATTTGCTGAAGCTGCTGACGAGGATCTGCTTGATTTACTTTTTGGATTTGTCAAATCATCTTTACTG AACAAGAAGCCATGTGAGGGCAAAGCTCTATTTGCACTAAGCATAATTTTGAAG GAACACAGTGAATATTCTTTGGCTCGGTTGGATGAAATAATGATGCTTCTTCATGGAATAAAGGCTGAGGATAATGAAGTTTTAGAAGGTCAATTATTATGCTACCAGTATTTGTTGTTTCACATGATTAAG GTTAATGAAGAGAGCACGAGCAAGAAGGCTTTCCTGATTCTAAACGAGTTAATAGTTGCATTGAAG TCCAAGAAGGTAAGTAGAAAATTGGCATACGATGTACTCCTGGCTATTAGTAATAGTCTGAGAAGCTGTGACTCAAACAGTGAAGATTCAGATCTTCAACGACTATTCACAATG GTGATGGGATATCTTTCTAGTCCATCTCCACACATAGTGAGTGGGGCAATAGCTGCATTATCTTTGCTTATATACAATGATGCTAACTTTTGTTTGGAAGTTCCAAACCTGATACCATCTGTATTAGTTTTGCTGAAGCATAAAGCTATTGAAGTAATCAAG GCATCTTTGGGCTTTGTAAAGGTGTTGGTAACATCTTTGCACTCAGAAAAATTATTGGATTTGCAAGAAGATATCATGAGTGGCATATTACCATGGTCATCTGTTACGAAGCACCATTTCAAAGGGAAG GTTGTGTTAATATTGGAAATACTAATTAGGAAATGTGGCCTCGATGCTATCAACTTAGTTACACCTGAAAAGTACAAATCTTTTGTTACAACTATTGAAGAG GGTCGCAAGGGAAATCATAATCCAGCAGATGGCCCAGAGTCTGAGGAACAACATGCTACGAAGAG AAGAAAACGGTCCGATTCTAATGTTGAATCTGGACAAGAGGAAACACACACACGGCCACCATCGAAGAGTTTGCCAGTTGGAAAGAAGGAATTCTTCATTAAAGGGGCCAAGAATGCTCGTTCTCCTGGTGTGAAAAGCCAACGAAGCAGACCATCAGGCCGCAATGGCGACGGAACTAATTTCAAATCAAAATCTGAAGCACAGCCAAGAAATGAACAAAGTACCAAAGGTGACAAATCTCATGGTTACAACAAAAGAACCAGAACTGGCAAGTTCGACAAGACGCAGAATCGTGGGGGTAAAGCATCTGCACGGCCTTCTAGATTCAAGAAGCCTAAAACTGCA attttatacaaatttcgGCACGAATTCTTCTTCTATCCGACTTGGAATCCAAGTAGTCAAGGCCCATCTAACTTGCGCGGCCCAAGTGGACTCTGCCTGTCTAGACGCGGAGGGAGGGAGTCCGAACCAACCCTAGCTTTGCGTATCAGCTGCGGCTCCGCCgtcgagaggaggaggaagaagaaggagggggtcgcggcggcggcggccatggcggtggcggggccCGGGCAGCTCAACCTCGACGAGTCCCCCTCGTGGGGCTCCCGCAGCGTCGACTGCTTCGAGAAGCTCGAGCAGATCGGCGAGGGCACCTACGG GCAAGTTTACATGGCC GGGAGGGAGACGGAGACGAACGAGATCGTCGCGCTCAAGAAGATCCGCATGGACAACGAGCGCGAAGGC TTCCCCATCACGGCCATACGCGAGATCAAGATTTTGAAGAAACTCCACCACCAAAACGTTATCCAGCTCAAGGAGATCGTCACCTCTCCAG gcCCAGAGCGAGATGAGCAAGGGAAGCCAA TCGAGGGTAACAAGTACAAGGGGAGCATCTACATGGTCTTTGAGTACATGGATCATGATCTTACTGGGCTTGCTGATAGGCCTGGGATGCGGTTCACTGTACCTCAAATTAAG TGCTACATGAGGCAGCTTCTTACAGGCCTGCACTATTGCCATGTCAACCAAGTGCTACACAGAGATATTAAAG gATCTAACCTCCTGATAGACAATGAGGGTAATTTGAAACTTGCTGATTTTGGCCTTGCAAGATCATTCTCTAGTGACCACAATGGGAATTTAACTAACCGTGTGATCACTTTGTGGTATAG GCCTCCTGAGTTGCTACTTGGAAGCACAAGGTACGGTCCAGCTGTTGACATGTGGTCAGTGGGTTGTATTTTCGCAGAGCTTCTCAATGGAAAGCCAATATTGACCGGAAAGAATGAG CCAGAGCAACTGTCAAAAATTTTTGAGCTCTGTGGTACCCCTGATGAGTTAATCTGGCCTGGTGTCACAAAAATGCCATGGTACAACAATTTCAAGCCTCAACGGCCAATGAAGAGACGGGTTAAAGAGTCCTTTAAGCA cTTTGATCGGCATGCTCTGGATCTTTTAGAGAAGATGTTAACTTTGGATCCATCACAG AGGATATCAGCGAAAGATGCACTTGATGCAGAGTATTTCTGGACTGATCCCTTACCGTGTGATCCGAAAAG CTTGCCAAAGTATGAGGCATCCCATGAATTCCAAACTAAGAAAAAACGGCAGCAGCAGAGGCAAGCAGAGGAAGCTGCAAAGCGCCAGAAATTGCAGCATCCTCCACCCCATTCCCGTTTGCCTCCAATCCAGAACCCAGGCCAACCACACCAAATCAGGCCTGGCCAGCCTATGCACAATGCACCACCAGTGGCAGCTGGTCCAAGTCATCACTATGCAAAGCCCCGAGGACCAGGTGGCCCTAATAGGTACCCACAAGGCAGTAACCAAGGAGGCTACAATCCGAACCGCAGTGGACAGGGAGGTGGCTATGGGAATGGCCCGTATCCTCAGCAAGGACGAGGACCTCCCCCTTATCCCGGTGGTGGCATGGGCGGAGCCGGTGGCccgcgcggtggtggtggcagtggctATGGTGTGGGCGGACCAAATTATCAACAGGGTGGACCTTATGGTGCATCTGGTCCAGGTCGAGGACCGAACTATCAAGGTGGTTCTCGCAATCAACAGCAGTATGGAGGAAACTGGCAATGA
- the LOC102718882 gene encoding desmethyl-deoxy-podophyllotoxin synthase-like, translated as MQHRLSSQNRQAKIMGAMVDTAAFYTLLCGPLLFVTLVVKLKKATPPRQNGGVNLPPGPWGLPVIGSIHCLLGSLPHHATMRNLARRYGPVMLLRLGHVQTLVLSSPEAAREAMKTHDVAFATRAVTPTASILTYGARDIVFAPFGKHQRELRKLCTLELLSPKRVSSFRHVREEEAAGLVRSVAAAAAASSSPAAVNVSELVKITANNIIMRVMIGDRCPQQEEYLEALDKAMDLLAGFNLVDLFPGSRLARLLGGRTLRATKRVHEKFHRISDTIIQGHGNKCDYDVGTRHKCEDTLDVLLRFQRDGGLGITLTKEIVSAVLFDLFAAGSETTSTTVIWAMSELMRNPHVMERAQSEIRRVLDGKTKVCEVDIEDQLHYLHLVIRETLRLHPPVPFVIPRLCSKPNSKITGYDIPLGTVVLVNVSAIGRDEKIWKDAYEFRPERFKDDIVDFSGTDFRFIPGGAGRRMCPGLTFGVSNIEIVLASLLYHFDWKLPGETGGCELDMSETQGVTARRRTDLLLKATRVYV; from the exons ATGCAGCACAGATTGAGCTCCCAAAATAGACAAGCAAAAATAATGGGCGCGATGGTTGACACGGCAGCATTCTACACACTGCTGTGCGGCCCCTTGCTGTTCGTCACCCTCGTCGTCAAGCTCAAGAAGGCGACTCCTCCCCGGCAAAACGGCGGCGTGAACCTCCCTCCGGGCCCGTGGGGGCTGCCGGTGATCGGGAGCATCCACTGCCTGCTCGGCTCCCTGCCGCACCACGCCACCATGCGGAACCTCGCCCGGCGGTACGGCCCCGTCAtgctcctccgcctcggccaCGTCCAGACGCTGGTGCTGTCCTccccggaggcggcgagggaggccaTGAAGACCCACGACGTCGCCTTCGCCACCCGGGCGGTCACCCCGACGGCGAGCATCCTCACCTACGGCGCCCGCGACATCGTCTTCGCGCCGTTCGGCAAGCACCAGCGGGAGCTCCGCAAGCTGTGCACGCTGGAGCTGCTCAGCCCCAAGCGAGTCAGTTCCTTCCGCCATGTCCGAGAGGAAGAGGCAGCGGGGCTCGTccgctccgtcgccgccgccgccgcggcatcgtcgtcgccggcggccgtcaACGTCAGTGAGCTCGTCAAGATCACGGCGAACAACATCATCATGAGGGTCATGATCGGCGACAGGTGCCCGCAGCAGGAGGAGTATCTGGAGGCTCTCGACAAGGCCATGGATCTCCTCGCCGGATTCAACCTGGTCGACCTGTTCCCCGGCTCGCGGCTAGCAAGGCTGCTCGGTGGCCGGACCCTGCGCGCCACGAAGCGAGTTCACGAGAAGTTCCATCGGATCAGTGACACCATTATCCAAGGCCATGGGAACAAGTGCGATTACGACGTAGGAACACGCCACAAGTGTGAGGACACCCTTGATGTTTTGCTGCGGTTTCAGAGAGACGGTGGGCTTGGAATCACCCTCACTAAGGAAATTGTTAGCGCCGTGTTGTTT GATCTGTTTGCTGCTGGCTCGGAGACTACATCAACGACGGTAATTTGGGCCATGTCCGAGCTCATGAGGAATCCCCATGTGATGGAGCGAGCACAATCTGAGATTCGACGGGTCCTTGATGGCAAAACCAAGGTTTGTGAGGTGGACATCGAAGACCAGCTCCATTATCTACACCTGGTTATCAGAGAGACTCTTAGGCTGCATCCTCCGGTGCCATTTGTCATACCAAGGCTATGCTCTAAACCAAATAGTAAAATCACGGGGTACGACATACCTCTGGGCACTGTAGTGTTAGTGAATGTATCGGCGATTGGCAGAGATGAGAAGATTTGGAAAGATGCATATGAGTTTAGGCCCGAAAGATTCAAAGATGATATCGTTGATTTTAGTGGCACGGATTTTAGGTTTATTCCTGGTGGTGCCGGTCGCAGGATGTGCCCGGGTTTAACGTTTGGAGTGTCCAATATTGAGATTGTGCTTGCAAGTCTTCTATACCATTTTGATTGGAAGCTGCCTGGTGAAACAGGGGGATGTGAGCTAGATATGTCAGAAACTCAAGGGGTCACTGCACGTCGCCGAACTGATCTTTTACTCAAAGCTACTCGTGTATATGTATGA